Proteins from a genomic interval of Qipengyuania sp. JC766:
- a CDS encoding heavy-metal-associated domain-containing protein has translation MVAAFVLLALGSAALVSGGPVAQVAGDRGIAPVMASTDIVTSGIEVDERGDNPEDARQNGWREAQRKAWAQLGGPSISDSQLDSMVSAIVIEQEQIGPRRYRGTLGVVFDRGRAGALLGRGGGARSSAPMLLIPVTMTAGSQMVYEQRNPWQRAWAEFQPGGSLVNYVRPSGAGGDSLLVTYGQTKRRSRAWWRNVLDEFQAADVLVPIARLDYEYPGGPVVGTFTARIGPDSEYLDSFTLRASSPRAIPEMMTQAVRRFDQIFATALNAGRLTPDSTLNGSFGAIDPELAQLIEAGRAAEARVEAARAARERPTTDDGASAEIPTPETTESAEAVVVQNFVVQFPTPDADALAATLGAVRGTPGVRGAAIGSTAIGGTSVMRVSFGGELGELAAALRARGFAVTQGSGALSISR, from the coding sequence ATGGTAGCGGCATTCGTGCTGCTCGCCCTCGGATCGGCGGCGCTCGTCTCGGGCGGGCCGGTGGCGCAGGTCGCAGGCGACAGGGGCATCGCGCCGGTCATGGCGAGCACGGACATCGTCACGTCCGGCATCGAAGTGGACGAGCGGGGCGACAATCCAGAGGATGCCCGCCAGAACGGCTGGCGCGAGGCGCAGCGCAAGGCCTGGGCGCAGCTCGGCGGTCCTTCCATCTCCGACAGCCAGCTCGATTCGATGGTCTCGGCCATCGTGATAGAGCAGGAACAGATCGGCCCGCGGCGCTATCGCGGTACGCTCGGCGTGGTTTTCGATCGCGGACGGGCCGGCGCATTGCTGGGCCGCGGCGGCGGCGCGCGCAGCTCCGCGCCCATGCTGCTGATCCCGGTCACCATGACCGCCGGATCGCAGATGGTCTATGAACAGCGCAATCCGTGGCAGCGCGCCTGGGCCGAGTTCCAGCCGGGCGGCAGCCTCGTCAATTACGTCCGCCCCAGCGGTGCGGGCGGTGATTCGCTGCTCGTCACGTATGGCCAGACCAAGCGGCGCAGCCGCGCCTGGTGGCGCAACGTGCTCGACGAATTCCAGGCGGCCGACGTCCTCGTCCCGATCGCCCGCCTGGATTACGAATATCCCGGCGGTCCGGTGGTCGGCACGTTCACCGCGCGCATCGGCCCCGACAGCGAATATCTCGACAGCTTCACCCTGCGCGCCAGTTCGCCCCGCGCCATTCCCGAGATGATGACGCAGGCCGTCCGCCGTTTCGACCAGATATTCGCGACTGCGCTCAACGCCGGCCGGCTCACGCCCGATTCGACGCTCAATGGCAGTTTCGGCGCGATCGATCCGGAACTCGCGCAGCTGATCGAGGCGGGCCGGGCGGCCGAAGCGCGTGTCGAAGCCGCGCGTGCGGCGCGCGAGCGTCCAACGACCGACGACGGCGCCAGTGCGGAAATACCTACGCCCGAAACCACGGAATCGGCAGAGGCGGTCGTGGTGCAGAACTTCGTGGTCCAGTTCCCGACGCCCGATGCGGACGCGCTCGCCGCCACGCTCGGTGCGGTGCGCGGCACGCCGGGCGTGCGCGGCGCGGCAATCGGCAGTACCGCGATCGGCGGCACCTCGGTCATGCGGGTCAGCTTCGGCGGGGAACTGGGCGAGCTGGCGGCAGCGCTGCGCGCCCGCGGGTTCGCCGTCACCCAGGGGTCGGGCGCGCTGTCGATCAGTCGCTGA